A region from the Verrucomicrobiia bacterium genome encodes:
- a CDS encoding tellurite resistance TerB family protein produces MGLFDSLLGGQSAQNSGLSKQEAFLAVMLIAIAADGSISEEEIGEIGVRSKRMQSLKQMSNEQLGSTVRKLVNLAKTNGAPKLLTQAAEALPAELRPTAFAVAADLMLGDGGVQGNEMKALEAMQQTLQVPPDLAVKIIEVLQIKSKG; encoded by the coding sequence ATGGGATTGTTCGATTCATTACTTGGTGGGCAAAGCGCTCAAAATTCTGGCCTCAGCAAGCAAGAAGCCTTCTTGGCGGTCATGCTTATCGCGATCGCCGCAGACGGCAGCATTTCCGAAGAGGAAATCGGCGAGATCGGAGTGCGTTCCAAGCGGATGCAATCGCTCAAGCAGATGAGCAATGAGCAACTTGGCTCCACCGTCCGCAAACTGGTGAATTTGGCCAAAACGAACGGCGCACCCAAACTGTTGACGCAGGCGGCGGAAGCTTTGCCCGCAGAATTGCGCCCCACGGCCTTTGCCGTTGCCGCGGATCTGATGCTGGGCGATGGCGGAGTACAGGGTAATGAGATGAAAGCCTTGGAAGCCATGCAGCAGACATTGCAAGTTCCGCCCGATCTGGCGGTCAAGATCATCGAGGTCTTGCAGATCAAGAGCAAAGGCTGA
- a CDS encoding KamA family radical SAM protein, with amino-acid sequence MTSDASKGDPDPSAEPAQLKQFRPSGRSAWAHVSDKDWNDWRWQLKNRVTTVEQLQKLIPNLTAEEYAGAKLANTKLAMAITPHFFSLIDVEDVNCPIRRQIIPREEETQTASWEMSDPCGEDSHSPVSGLVHRYPDRVLFLVTDRCAAYCRYCTRARLVSNATGYDFHAEFDKQLDYIRKTTTIRDVLLSGGDPLLFSDEKLEYLLSQLRAIPHVEFIRIGTRIPIFLPQRITAELCAMLKQYHPLFMSVHSNHPRELTTEVREALGRLADAGIPLGNQSVLLKHVNDTPEIMKAHVQKLLMCRVRPYYIYQCDLIAGSAHLRTSVRRGLEIMEQLRGHTTGYGVPQYVIDAPGGGGKVPINPSYVLSHNADRVVIRNFEGKVFEYPEAIDGTPLHQAPKEIIEPEFA; translated from the coding sequence ATGACCTCGGATGCTTCGAAGGGAGACCCGGACCCTTCGGCGGAACCTGCACAGCTTAAACAGTTTCGCCCGTCAGGACGCAGTGCTTGGGCGCACGTCTCGGATAAAGACTGGAACGACTGGCGCTGGCAGCTCAAGAACCGTGTCACCACCGTAGAACAGCTTCAAAAGCTCATCCCCAACCTCACGGCAGAGGAATATGCGGGTGCCAAACTGGCCAATACCAAGCTGGCCATGGCTATCACTCCGCACTTCTTCAGCCTGATCGATGTGGAGGATGTGAACTGCCCCATCCGCCGCCAAATCATCCCGCGCGAGGAAGAGACACAGACCGCGTCATGGGAGATGTCCGACCCTTGTGGTGAAGATTCGCATTCGCCCGTTTCCGGCCTAGTGCATCGTTACCCAGATCGCGTGCTTTTCCTCGTGACCGACCGCTGCGCGGCCTATTGCAGGTATTGCACCCGTGCGCGCTTGGTGAGCAATGCCACGGGCTATGACTTTCATGCGGAGTTTGACAAACAGCTCGATTACATCCGCAAGACCACGACCATCCGCGACGTGCTCTTGAGCGGTGGCGATCCCCTGCTCTTCAGCGATGAAAAGCTCGAGTATCTGCTGAGCCAGCTCCGCGCCATCCCGCATGTGGAGTTCATCCGCATAGGCACTCGCATCCCCATCTTCCTGCCGCAACGCATCACTGCGGAACTCTGCGCGATGCTGAAGCAGTATCACCCGCTCTTCATGAGCGTGCACTCGAATCATCCGCGCGAGCTGACCACAGAAGTGCGTGAGGCTTTGGGCCGCCTAGCCGATGCTGGCATCCCGCTCGGCAACCAATCCGTGCTGCTCAAGCACGTGAACGACACGCCGGAGATCATGAAAGCGCATGTGCAGAAGCTGCTCATGTGCCGCGTGCGTCCTTACTACATTTACCAGTGCGACCTCATCGCCGGTTCCGCGCATCTACGCACCAGCGTGCGTCGCGGTCTCGAGATCATGGAGCAATTGCGCGGTCACACGACCGGTTACGGCGTGCCACAATACGTAATCGACGCCCCCGGCGGCGGTGGCAAGGTGCCCATCAATCCAAGCTACGTGCTCAGCCACAATGCCGATCGCGTGGTCATCCGCAATTTCGAAGGCAAAGTGTTCGAATACCCCGAAGCCATCGACGGCACCCCGTTGCATCAAGCGCCGAAAGAGATCATCGAGCCGGAATTCGCCTAG
- a CDS encoding AAA family ATPase — MLLRQVATDYSKHPLLPGAVVVSISGDVQARRLSQFSADDLADYNQLSVKDIVVKLQQSGVIGEEQGNDLLQLDADYRQWHKYVREHIPEICKITDCHEDSVRRLERALFSAKLLSEFLEILTPPQVSFEKTSQGTTDLLASLNESFRKIVGGIWSVMIAEDDHSLLADASAQFWVACLYSNGPQKMAGGFIGLFQRSNRERFQALTGKIAGSGPLRVKDETGDFMAQSQERLQSLRDAVKETVKAGLDQPFHEIARVITKLELPPIVILFYDSLIREICDALAGIDGDFSAKENRFVQYLLEQTSTICHEAQRQAAEAAQTVGHDRLDEILKELDELVGLEAVKQKVREVANFARLQQMRISQGMPAIPATYHTVYTGNPGTGKTTMARLMGRIFRVLGVLKKGHVVECDRAALVAEYVGQTAPRTNAMVDTALDGILFIDEAYTLAKEGEDFGREAIDTLLKRMEDNRDRLIVIVAGYPENMRTFIDSNPGLSSRFARYIEFPDYSVAELCRIFASICRKNALHLTPGLREKLVHHFTYLKERADEQFGNARLVRNCFEAAINAQAMRLAATGDFSPAALSHLTEEDLNSPAQAQLLAYRTAHKHYEVKCPSCGTVYTWSPDLKLRDAECMTCGKHYNCEFGAIIQSVNISSLP, encoded by the coding sequence ATGTTATTACGCCAGGTCGCCACTGATTATTCAAAGCACCCGCTGCTGCCCGGGGCCGTTGTCGTGTCCATCTCGGGCGACGTTCAGGCACGCCGTCTCAGCCAGTTCAGTGCGGATGATCTGGCGGATTACAACCAGCTTTCCGTCAAAGACATCGTCGTCAAACTTCAGCAATCGGGTGTGATCGGCGAGGAACAGGGCAACGATCTGCTCCAACTCGATGCGGATTATCGCCAATGGCACAAGTATGTGCGCGAGCACATCCCCGAGATATGCAAGATCACTGACTGCCATGAAGATTCTGTGAGGCGACTGGAACGTGCCCTCTTTAGCGCGAAGCTGCTTTCTGAATTTCTTGAGATCCTTACACCGCCACAAGTCTCTTTCGAGAAGACCTCCCAAGGCACGACTGATCTGCTGGCGAGCCTGAACGAATCCTTCCGAAAGATCGTCGGCGGCATTTGGTCTGTGATGATTGCGGAGGATGACCACTCCCTGCTCGCTGATGCGTCCGCTCAATTCTGGGTGGCTTGTCTCTACAGCAATGGGCCTCAGAAGATGGCTGGCGGCTTCATTGGACTTTTTCAACGCTCCAATCGCGAGCGCTTTCAGGCGCTAACGGGTAAAATCGCCGGTTCCGGTCCTTTGCGTGTGAAGGATGAGACGGGTGATTTCATGGCGCAATCGCAAGAGCGGCTGCAATCATTACGCGATGCCGTGAAAGAAACGGTGAAGGCGGGTCTGGACCAGCCGTTTCACGAGATCGCCCGAGTGATCACGAAACTGGAACTGCCACCGATCGTCATTCTTTTCTACGATTCCCTCATCCGCGAAATATGCGATGCCTTGGCCGGAATCGATGGAGATTTCTCAGCAAAAGAAAACCGTTTCGTGCAATACCTGCTGGAACAAACCTCTACCATCTGCCACGAGGCACAACGTCAAGCTGCCGAAGCCGCACAGACAGTTGGTCACGATCGCTTGGATGAAATCCTGAAGGAACTGGATGAACTGGTGGGTCTTGAAGCGGTAAAGCAAAAGGTGCGTGAAGTGGCGAACTTTGCACGCTTGCAGCAGATGCGCATTTCCCAAGGGATGCCCGCGATTCCTGCGACCTATCACACCGTCTACACCGGCAATCCCGGCACGGGCAAAACCACTATGGCGCGCCTGATGGGCCGCATCTTCCGCGTGCTGGGTGTGTTGAAGAAAGGTCACGTCGTGGAGTGCGATCGCGCAGCGCTCGTCGCGGAGTATGTCGGTCAGACCGCACCCCGCACGAATGCCATGGTGGACACCGCGTTGGATGGCATTCTGTTCATCGACGAAGCCTACACCCTCGCGAAAGAAGGTGAAGATTTCGGACGTGAGGCGATCGATACGCTGCTCAAGCGTATGGAGGACAATCGCGATCGCCTGATCGTGATAGTAGCCGGTTATCCCGAGAACATGCGGACGTTCATTGATTCCAATCCGGGCCTGAGTTCGCGCTTCGCGCGTTACATCGAATTCCCGGATTACTCTGTGGCCGAACTGTGTCGTATCTTTGCCAGCATCTGCCGGAAGAACGCGCTGCATCTCACGCCGGGCTTGCGCGAGAAACTGGTCCATCACTTTACCTACCTGAAGGAGCGTGCTGATGAACAGTTCGGCAATGCGCGTTTGGTGCGGAATTGTTTCGAAGCGGCCATCAACGCACAGGCGATGCGGCTGGCGGCTACTGGTGACTTCAGTCCGGCAGCACTGAGTCATCTGACTGAAGAGGATTTGAACTCACCCGCTCAAGCCCAGTTGCTGGCTTATCGCACGGCGCACAAGCATTACGAGGTGAAGTGTCCGAGTTGCGGAACGGTCTATACGTGGTCACCCGATCTGAAACTCCGGGACGCAGAGTGCATGACATGCGGAAAGCACTATAATTGCGAATTTGGGGCCATTATACAAAGCGTGAACATTTCGAGCCTGCCATGA
- a CDS encoding glutamate-5-semialdehyde dehydrogenase, whose translation MSLTEQMTKLAQQAKTASRELAKLTTAEKNRCLLAMADALEQQEEALKEANAKDMVVGQQLGLSGAMLERLKLDDKRIKSMAQGLREVAALPDPVGRLLDERTRPNGLKLKKVATPIGVVVIIYESRPNVTADAASLCFKTGNATILRGGKEALNSNRLISDVMVQAARKTISHFPEHAIQVVPTPDREAIPVLLSLTQYVDLCMPRGGEGLIRAVTECSKVPVIKHYKGVCHVYVDREADLNMAEEISINAKVQRPSVCNAMETLLVDKAIAATFLPAMAKKLWDKNVELRVDTTTRSALNGSASAPAAKLKDVTEADYYTEYNDYVLNVRVVDGVAEAIKHINHYGSAHSDSIVTRNEATANRFLDEVDSAAVYWNASTRFTDGGEFGMGAEIGISTDKIGARGPMGLDELTTYKWIGIGNGQIRS comes from the coding sequence ATGAGTCTGACGGAGCAAATGACAAAACTGGCGCAGCAAGCCAAGACCGCCTCACGCGAGTTGGCCAAGCTGACCACGGCGGAGAAGAATCGCTGCCTGCTGGCGATGGCGGATGCCCTTGAACAGCAAGAAGAAGCGCTGAAAGAGGCGAACGCCAAAGACATGGTCGTAGGCCAGCAACTCGGCCTCTCAGGCGCGATGCTGGAACGCCTGAAGCTGGACGACAAACGCATCAAGTCCATGGCCCAAGGCTTGCGTGAAGTCGCCGCCCTGCCCGACCCCGTTGGCCGTTTGCTCGATGAACGCACTCGCCCGAACGGACTCAAGCTGAAGAAAGTCGCCACGCCCATCGGTGTCGTCGTGATCATTTATGAGTCCCGTCCGAACGTCACGGCGGATGCCGCAAGCCTGTGCTTCAAGACAGGTAACGCGACGATTCTCCGTGGAGGCAAGGAAGCATTGAACTCGAATCGCCTCATCAGCGATGTGATGGTGCAAGCAGCGCGCAAAACCATTTCGCATTTCCCTGAGCACGCCATCCAAGTGGTGCCTACGCCGGATCGTGAAGCGATTCCCGTCCTGCTCTCGCTCACGCAGTATGTGGACCTCTGCATGCCTCGCGGTGGTGAGGGCCTCATCCGCGCCGTGACGGAATGCTCCAAGGTGCCGGTGATCAAACACTACAAGGGCGTCTGCCATGTGTATGTAGATCGTGAAGCCGACTTGAACATGGCCGAGGAGATTTCCATCAACGCCAAAGTGCAGCGTCCCTCCGTCTGCAATGCAATGGAGACGTTGCTGGTGGATAAAGCAATCGCCGCCACGTTCCTGCCTGCGATGGCGAAGAAGCTTTGGGATAAGAATGTGGAATTGCGCGTAGACACCACGACGCGTAGTGCCTTGAACGGTTCTGCTTCAGCTCCGGCGGCTAAGCTCAAGGACGTCACTGAAGCAGATTATTACACCGAGTATAACGACTACGTACTGAACGTGCGCGTCGTAGATGGCGTGGCTGAAGCCATTAAGCATATCAATCATTACGGCTCCGCGCATTCAGACAGCATCGTGACGCGCAACGAAGCCACGGCCAACCGCTTCCTCGATGAAGTGGATTCTGCTGCCGTCTATTGGAACGCGTCCACGCGCTTCACGGATGGTGGGGA
- a CDS encoding serine hydrolase, whose product MSLNRRTFLQQTGYAGLGLGLISLTPGCQTAKPSAPASGSLPRSTPEAQGVSSTGIQSFLDAIAKSNHELHSFMMLRHGHVIAEGWWAPYGPEYVHTMYSMSKSFTSTAVGFAVAEGRLTVEDKVISFFPNDLPDKISDNLAALRVKDLLTMSVGNEKEPTGVTVASENWVKTFLAQPITNKPGTVFLYNSAATYMCSAIVQKLTGQKIVDYLQPRLFAPLGITKATWEECPRGINTGGWGLSVQTETLAKFGQLFLQKGKWNGRQIIPAAWVEEATSRHILQTPPAKPARPNDKNDWLQGYGYQFWRSQNGAYRGDGAFGQYTIVMPEQDAVIVMTGESPNMQGELDLVWEHLLPSIKKMGEVKVMTDHLKKEPIQTFTNLRQTLSQLRLPHPKGEIGIDLSKLIGNGKFILKSNSLGFQNASFSIIPLSGRPLIEWYQLTLTGSANDFSILTGLSKTTLPAPRIIRGGAPKPGTEHRVLVGCVWKDDKTLEFIVRYYETPHHETITCKFDGKKISISFLSSINKIRNAKDPRPVLEGELIA is encoded by the coding sequence ATGTCCCTGAATCGCCGCACGTTCCTCCAGCAGACCGGATATGCCGGTTTGGGCCTTGGCCTGATTTCTCTTACTCCCGGCTGCCAAACAGCGAAACCGTCCGCCCCAGCAAGTGGTTCACTCCCTCGTAGCACACCCGAAGCTCAAGGCGTTTCCTCCACTGGCATCCAATCGTTCCTCGACGCCATAGCGAAGAGCAATCATGAACTGCACAGCTTCATGATGCTGCGGCACGGACACGTCATCGCTGAAGGCTGGTGGGCTCCTTACGGGCCGGAATACGTACATACGATGTATTCCATGAGTAAGAGCTTTACATCTACGGCAGTCGGATTCGCCGTTGCTGAAGGTCGCCTCACCGTGGAAGACAAGGTTATCTCCTTCTTCCCCAACGATCTCCCGGACAAGATCAGTGACAATCTCGCCGCCCTACGCGTGAAAGACCTGCTCACCATGTCCGTGGGCAATGAGAAAGAACCTACTGGCGTGACTGTCGCGAGTGAGAACTGGGTGAAGACATTTCTCGCGCAGCCCATCACGAACAAGCCGGGCACCGTGTTCCTCTACAACAGCGCAGCCACTTACATGTGCTCCGCCATTGTGCAGAAGCTGACGGGGCAGAAGATCGTAGACTATTTACAACCACGTCTCTTTGCACCCCTCGGCATCACCAAAGCCACTTGGGAAGAATGTCCTCGTGGCATCAACACTGGCGGCTGGGGCTTGAGCGTGCAGACGGAAACCCTCGCCAAATTCGGCCAGCTCTTTTTGCAGAAAGGCAAATGGAATGGTCGCCAGATCATTCCTGCCGCTTGGGTGGAGGAAGCGACCAGTCGTCACATCTTGCAGACACCTCCCGCCAAACCTGCACGTCCCAATGATAAGAACGATTGGTTGCAAGGTTACGGCTACCAGTTCTGGCGCAGCCAGAATGGCGCGTATCGCGGCGATGGTGCCTTTGGCCAATATACCATCGTCATGCCAGAACAGGATGCGGTGATTGTGATGACAGGTGAGAGTCCGAACATGCAGGGTGAGTTGGACCTGGTTTGGGAACACCTGCTGCCATCGATCAAAAAAATGGGCGAAGTGAAGGTGATGACGGATCATCTCAAAAAGGAACCCATACAAACGTTCACCAACCTACGTCAGACTCTTTCACAATTGAGGCTGCCTCATCCAAAAGGTGAAATCGGCATCGACCTGTCAAAACTGATCGGAAACGGTAAATTCATCCTGAAATCCAATAGTCTTGGCTTCCAAAATGCGTCATTCTCCATAATCCCACTCTCAGGACGACCTCTGATCGAATGGTATCAGCTTACTCTGACTGGTTCAGCCAATGATTTCAGTATTTTGACTGGACTAAGCAAAACAACTTTACCAGCCCCACGCATCATCCGCGGTGGCGCTCCCAAACCAGGCACGGAACACAGAGTATTAGTTGGCTGTGTCTGGAAAGACGATAAAACCCTCGAGTTTATCGTTCGTTACTACGAGACGCCACATCACGAGACCATCACCTGCAAATTCGACGGCAAAAAAATCTCCATCAGCTTCCTGAGCAGCATTAACAAGATACGCAATGCGAAAGACCCGCGACCGGTTCTGGAGGGCGAGTTAATCGCATAG